The genomic stretch GATCTCCGGGGCCGCGCCACCCGGCTGCTGAAGCTCGACGGCATGGCGCTCTCGACGGTCACTCCGCTTGATGGCTCTTCCCAGCCCCAGTATCTCCTCGGCGGCAGCCATCCCGCCTTCCTGAAGCTCGTCGGCGGGCCGCGCCGCGATGCCGCGTTCTACGAGTCGGGCGTCCTCGACGCCGGTTCCTTCACCACCTGGGGGGCCGTCCGCGCCGAGGGGGAGGGGACCTTCCGGATCGAGACCCGGAGCGGCAACACGCCGAAGCCCGACGCCTCGTGGTACCCGTGGACCGCCCTGCGGGAAAACCGCTCCGTCTCCCCCGCCGCCCGCTATTTCCAATACCGGCTCGATCCCGGCGCGAACGGCTCGGTGACGCGGGTCTCGGTTTCCTACCTGCCGAAGAACCTCCCGCCCCGGATCTCCCGCATCGCCCTCCTCGATCCGGGCGTCGGCTACCTCTCGGTGCCGCCGGCCCCCCAGCCGCCCCAGGCGAAGACGGCGGACCAGATCTACCAGGATGTCTTCGGCTCCGGGATGCGGACCGGCTCCCCGTCCCATTACCAGCCGGTCTTCTCCCGGGGCTACCGGACCGCCGTCTGGCGGGCCGTCGACCCGAACGGCGACACTCTCCTCTATTCCCTTTCGTGCAAGGCCGAGGGCGAGAAGGAGTGGCGTCTGCTGGCGAAGGAGCTGAACGATCCCGTCTTCAGCTGGGACACCACCGGCTGGCCCGACGGCCGCTACCGGCTGAAGGTGACGGCGAGCGACAAGCCCTCCAATCCCGATGCCGACGCCCTCGCCGACACCCTCGTCGGCTCGGTCTTCCTGATCGACAACACGGCCCCCGAGATCCGGGTCGAATCGGGCCGCGCCCGCGCGGTCGCCTTCACCGTCACCGACGAGGCGAGCGGCATCGCCTCCATCTCCGTCTCCAAGGACGGGAACGACTTCAAGGACCTCGTCCCCGTCGAGAACACCCTCGATCCCCGGAAGCAGAGCTTCCGCTACGAGCTGAAGGAGGGGGAAGTGCTCTACATCCGCGCCGAGGACCAATCGGGAAATGTGGCGAGCTTTTTGGTGAAACCCTAGTATTGTAGCTCAAGTCATTCTTACCAAGGAGATCGCTATGCCCCGTTTTCATGTCGCCGCTTACCTTGACCTCACGAAGACCGCCCACGCCTCCCTCTTCAAGGAAGAGGAGGAAATCTGGGAGGTATTGCCGAAGATCAAGGGCTACCTCGACGCCAACCTGAAGCCCGGCCTCCATGGCCGCAGCGTCGGCACGCCCTACATCGGGGAGAGGGTCTTCATCGGGGAGGGGACCGTCGTCGAGCACGGCGCGGTGATCAAGGGCCCCGCCTGGATCGGCAAGAACTGCGAGATCCGCGCCGGGGCCTACATCCGGGAGAACGTCATCGTCGGCGACGGCGCGGTCCTCGGGAACTCGTGCGAATTCAAGAACTCGATCCTCTTCGACGGCGCGCAGGTGCCGCACTACACCTACGTCGGCGACTCGATCCTCGGCTACAAGGCCCACCTCGGCGCGGGGGTCACCCTTTCCAACTTCAAGCTGGCGGGGGACGAGATCACGATCCGGGTCCCGGGTCACGAAAGCATCAAGACCGGCCTGCGGAAATTCGGCGCCATCGTCGGGGACGGGGCCGAGGTCGGCTCGAAGACGGTCCTTAATCCCGGATCGATCCTCGGCAAGGGGGTCGTGATCTACCCCGGCGTCGTCTGGAGCGGCGTCCTGGCCGGGAACATGATCGTGAAGCACCGGCCCCAGTACGAGCTCCGCTTAAAGAGGAAGTAAAAGAGGTAAGAGGACGGAGGGCCGTGGCGGGTTGAAATCGCCCCGTTTTCTGATAGGGTTTCCCCCATGGTTCGCCGGACGGTTCTTTTTCCGCTCCTCCTGCTTTCGCTCCTGGTGCCTCAGGGGCCGGGCCGGGCCGACAGCCTGCTGCTCGATAACGGGGCGATCGACGGCGCTCCCGCCACCTTCGCGCCGCAGGCCGCGGCCAATCCGAATCTCCTCTTCCGCAACGGCCTCACCGACGTCGAGGTAAAGAACGACAGCGGCACCGCTTCGCTGAAGGATCTCGCCGCCGGAACGGTTTGGGGGAGCAAGGCGGTGACCCTCCAGCAGGGGGTGAACGACAAGATCTCCCTCGAAGGCCAGTCGGCGATGAACACGACCCAGACGGGCGACCTGCCGAAGGCGGCGCTCCTCTCCGGTTCCGGTTCCTCGGCGGCCTCGGGGACGACCCGCCTCGCGGCGAAGTGGAAGCCCCTCGACCCGCTCGCCGTCTCCCTCTCGACGACGAGCGAATCGTCCCTCAACCGCGACCGGGAGACCGGGAAGAGCTCCCTGATGCGCGACACCCAGGAGATCAAGACCGAGTGGAAGGCCTTTCCCTCGACGAAGCTCTCCCTGACCTTGGCCCAGGAGAAATTCCAGAGCGACGCCTCCTACGACGCGCGGACGACGGCGACGGCCCGCTTCAGCCAGGCCCTCTGGAAGAGCGGCCTGACGTGGAACGCCGGGCACGGCTGGCGGAACGAGAAGCCCGACAGCACGAACCCGACCTCGACCATGACCGGCGGAGTCAACGAGACCTCCCTCGACTGGGCCCCGGCGAAGGGACGGACCCTCTCCCTCGGCGGCTCGTGGGGCGACATGGACACGGCGGCGACCGCGGCGCGGGAATCGACCCGGAACCTCTTCCTCAACT from Verrucomicrobium sp. GAS474 encodes the following:
- a CDS encoding UDP-N-acetylglucosamine diphosphorylase, which codes for MPRFHVAAYLDLTKTAHASLFKEEEEIWEVLPKIKGYLDANLKPGLHGRSVGTPYIGERVFIGEGTVVEHGAVIKGPAWIGKNCEIRAGAYIRENVIVGDGAVLGNSCEFKNSILFDGAQVPHYTYVGDSILGYKAHLGAGVTLSNFKLAGDEITIRVPGHESIKTGLRKFGAIVGDGAEVGSKTVLNPGSILGKGVVIYPGVVWSGVLAGNMIVKHRPQYELRLKRK